A region of the Ctenopharyngodon idella isolate HZGC_01 chromosome 2, HZGC01, whole genome shotgun sequence genome:
GAGTGTATCCAAACATTTGACAGGTAGTGTAATTGTAATTAGACTGATTCCTGTAAGTCTAAAGTCTGTCAGAACGGGAGAATGAAACTGCCATGGGTCACAGGGTCAACCTGAAAGTGTTGTGTATTCACATTTCTGTTTTAGGGAGGTCGAGGGGCAGATTTTCAGGATAGGCATGCACCTGGAGGACATAAAAGAGCAGATCGACAGAAATGTCTGCCATGTTTTCTATCCTCCTTCGTCATCCTCCACTCCCTCTCCTCCACCTTGTGAAAATATCCCCCTCTCATCATCCCATCCATCACTGCATGAGGTAACACTACATTTTAGATGACATTTGAACAAAAATTCATGGCATTAGACAGTACTTGAGTGTCAATGACACTCTCTGACCACATTATTACCCTTCACTTTTCCATTCTTCGTTCATACACAAAATGTCAAAGTTAGCTTATGCGATTTCTGCTGAAACAACTAAGAGTCAGCAATTATTAATGCTCATGTGGACACGCACAGCGAAGTTGATATTGTTGTGTGCCTCATATCCGTTTGCATGTCTTGTTTTGCTATGTAACGTGAGAACTGAATGACTGAGCCGCGGTAGGTTTTGTGGATGTTGAGACTGAATCAAAAGCATGTGTCATGTTGCAGGAGTCGGTCTTCAGCATCTCCTCTGTCAGACACAACATGGAGGACAATGAAGATCACAGAGCTGATGAGCCTCTTCCaagcagcacagaaaacagcttcTATCTACAGTACAGCCACATTTTACTCTTTATGTTTTTGCCTATACAACGCTTTACATAGGCATCATTCACACTTAAGCATGCGACGTATCACGATATCACGATAATTGCTGAAGCGTTTATCACAGTATTGATTTAAGTTAGAAAAACTTACGTTTTGCCCTTTTAATAACaagttttaaactttttttataacaaaaacaatttacatacatttacatacaaaaaataatacacaaaattaATAGACTaaacaaatgtttcaaacagattaaagtgcaaaaatgttTAGGTGTAAACAAATgttgtgaaaataaatagctATTAAGTAAGTCTGTAAGTATTATTAGGTATTTAAATATTCGGCGCTGTGATAAACACCATAGTgaatacaaaaatctgaatggctgtttgaaacATTCTTCTCCGAATGATTCACAGTATTTTAAAGTGCCTACGATAGCAATACAGTGTATGTTCATTACCGCAATATACCCAGTCCCTTGTTTAGTTCTTCTCTGAAAGATCATTGATGTGGGTTGTAAAAGGAGAGAGCGTATCGTGATATTTAGCACAGTTCACTCGCGGCTGATCGGGTTACAGGTCAAGAGGAGGGACGATGGAATATCAGTTTCATTATGGAAACACTTAGTTCCCTCTGTCAGTTTTTCTGTATCTTCCTCTGAGGTATTCCACCTTCTCCACTGAAACGCCTGGCACTGCcaatgaggaagaggaggacaGACTGACAACAAGAGAGGAAGACCACATCCTGGCACAACTGTCCACCTCAACTTCATTAAAGCAGCTGACACACGATAGGTCAGTATTTACTTACAGATTTGTTATTTTGCTGTGCATGCTCTGCAATCTGGTGCATTCTTAACTGGGATGGTATGTTGTAATTttagaaggttttttttttttagatttttagaaaTTTTTACAGGAATAGATGGTAAATCAAAGGTGCATGattcagggttattatagttaagtgaaattaaaaccataaaaaaaaaaaaacttttttgttacttgaaataaacattaatgaaatgaaattaaaaaaaaactcaagatTGTAAATAACTCTCAGAtgaataaaataactttatacAACTTTTGAGAGAAGTTTTTCTTGTTGTGTTAGACCAGAAAATTAGATCTATCCAGTGATCCTTTTGTTGCATTAACACTGAACATTCTTAGTTTCAATGGTGCAAACATTATCAGTgtcttaaaaaattaaaactattgtGAAAATAAGAAGAACCTTGGTTTTGATGGCTGATGTGATCGTCATTCCTCTCTCAGGTACGAAGAGAAGATCAGACCCAGTGAAGCCTCCTTCTCTTCTGTAGAAGTGTCTGCTGGGAACTCTCCTCAGCCAACCACAGACAAAACACAGGTACAATGCAGACGGACAACATGGAGAGAGAGATTAGGTTTGTCTGTGAGAAAACAAATCTGTTTTACATGGACAAGATAGTCAAGAATGTCAACAGTGATAATAGGCCTGTTGGGATTATTGATTAATCATCTGATTGTGGTTAAAACACTGCCTGCTGTAAAGGTCTTTATATGAAATAGAGGCTTGTAAGTTTAAACAGactgcattatattatattatattatattatattaatcataaataattatataaatattataaatcatATGGGCCTATTTTATTGCTGAATATGATTccaagtaaaatatataaaaaataataatgtattagaatTACACTGTAAGtgacatgaacaaaacaataaaattgttaatcacaattatttatgaCAAATCTTCAGAACAAAATTCAGGATCATGGCAGGCCTAGTTGATATCAATGTTGATTGTTAAGGGAAAAAATCATCACATTCCCTCATGGATTAATACActgtcagaattttttttttgccaaaaattGTATCTTTAGGCGTACAACAGCTTGTTACTGGGACAGCACCCTTAAAAGAACAACTTTGTACCTTTTCTACTCCTAAAAATGACACTAATTAAGTAGGTACTAGTAAGGTACTACTATGAACCTTATAAGGTAATTAAGTTACAAAGTTGTCCCTGCCagagtgacaagctgttgtacccctaaaggtacaatttCAATGACAGTGTATAATTACCAGGgtaaacaatacattttgtgAGATAAACAGAGCAAATgacatgtacattttttttaatctatgaTAGATACAGTACAAAAACGTCAATCCCCAAAAATTTCGCTATTGCTTGAAGGTATTTGTTGCTACTGTGTGTCACTTGCAGGAGGTTTGGGCTGTTCCTTCAAAAAACAGAATGACAGAAAGAGTGTTTGTGTTCTTTTAGAGTTTATTAGGTCCAGAAACTGACAGCGGCTTTGGCAGTTTTGACCTGAGCCGTCCAAACACAGGACTGTCCCAAACCTCTCCTAGTGCTGTGAggtaaatcacacacacacacacacacacacacacacacacacacacacacacacacacacacacacacacacctgttggGCTTCCATGTTTTAAGGGGaatttccatagacataatgatttatactgtacaaactgtatattctatccaccaatcacatcacagaaaactttctgcatttttagattttcaaaaaaacattacttaatATGATTAGAATcggttttcctcatggggaacaaaaaatgtcccaacaagaTCAAAGTATTGCTAGTATTGCCAtatggggacattttgtccgcATAACATAAGGaaatacctgaaccacacacacacacacacacacacacacatttacaattatgcatttagcagaagcttttatccaaagcgaatTACAAAAGAGGAGCAAAAGCAATTTGTCTAAGAGTCAGCAATATTCGTAATATAAAATGCCAGGTTTATTAGATAATTAGATTAGGCACTGGCAGCTAGTGCTTTAAAAGGAAGggaagcacaaatgtcaaaggaaggaaaaatatttaatttttgtgtcTAGTAAGGTACTGGTCTAGTCTAAAAAATTGTGATTGCGAAAAGGATTAAGCAGACAGTATATATTTGCAATATTTACAAAATTGAAATGCCAAAATACAAGATTACAAATGCTAAATATGTTTTTGGATTATAAACTGTatcttttcaatgaaaaatgctCTGTAGCAGaactgacattttttaaaaaatgtaacattttatctGATGCGCTCTTTAGTTCTGGTCTCCTTGATGATGTCATTAGCATGGCGAGTATGAGCGGTTCGGATAGTGGAGCCTCCCACTCCAATGTACGAACAGCTATATCAATGGCACCAAGGCCTGTGCAGCCCACAGTGAACCACCTGGAATATGAACAGCTGGTTCCACCAGGCATGAGAGCAAGAAgcattacccagaatgcacctGTTAGAGCTCCAAAAGAGAATGTCACCTTAGTAGGTGGCGCCACTCCCATGCATAACCAGGTGACTGAAGGAAGAGAAGACGTTCAGCTGGGAAAGAGTCATTCTGCAAGTGAGACACACTCAGCATCACACTGTTCATGCCATAAGTAAGTATTAAAGGAAGTAGGTAATCCTAGTATTTATACCTGCAGTTTGTGAAACCATCATATTTCCATTGTCCTCTTCACAGTAGTGAGGTTATCCTCGCTCTGCAGTATGAGGTGTCTCGCCTCAAGAGGGTGCTAGAGGACAGCCTTGGTCACTTGCCTCATGTGAGCAAGAGGACTGATTATCTGAATGACAGGTGTCCACTGGAGAGGAAGCACAAGGGACAGACCCGTGGCCAGAACAGAGCTGCATCCAGCAGGTACTTCAAAGTTGGAGCTGAAGAATGGCTACCATCCTATTAGTGTCCAAGGAAATTTTCActcctaaaattaaaaataaagatccAAAAGaaaggtttttttgtttgttttgttttttttgcagtaatgcCATACAAGAACCtaataattgtgactttttatctcacaattcagattttttccccctcacaaaTCTcccatttctgactttttttctctgaattgtaagatatagtccaattctgaggggaaaaaagactgactttatatctcacaaatctgacattaattgtgagttataaagtcagaattgctttatatcaagcaattctgactttataactcacaattaaagtcagaattgtgagataaaaactctcaattctgagaaaaaaagtcagtcttttcccccctcagaattggactttctTCTGAGAATTGTgcgtttatatctcgcaattctgactttacagtATAACATGCAACTGCgaatttatatcacgcaattctgacttaataactTAAAGTGTTAATAACTTAATGACTTAAAGTTTATATTATgtaattctgaggaaaaaaatttCAGAaatgcgagataaaaagtcacaattaccttttttattcagtggcagaaacaagcttccataagaaCCATTTTAGGTTTCCCAAATAACCATTCAGTGAACAGTTCCTAAAAGTATTTTCTTcttagtgtaaagaacattttaataaacactttaatgcaatggaaagattccatagatgttaaaggttccatagatgccaataaagaacctttatttttgagAGTGTTGGTTCTTCGAAGTTTGTAAAATTAATGTGCATTCTTACTACATCATCAGACGTGCAAAGACAGACTCAGACCCTCAGAAGATTGAGGACTGGATCTCTTCTGATATGGAGCTCAGCAAGAGCAAAGGTGACAGCATCACAACCTGGTTCACACTTGTTTCTTTAGCAATACATCTGTGATAAATGtggtttaaaacagttcaagggataggtcacccaaaaatgaaatttgtgtcattatttacttaccctcaagttgttccaatggtagtcaatgggggcgagatctgcttacaaactttcttccaaatatctttctgtatatacagcaaaacaaagaaatttatacaggtttggaacaacttgagggtgagtaaatgatgacaaaattttcatttttgggtgaactatgcctttaaataTTGGCGTTTGCTAAAGTTGTGTTTATATAGTTTTAGTGAAGTGAAACTGAAGAGAAATTGAAGTAAAGGGAATTTGTGTATTGTCAGTTACAGACGGTGAAGATTCAGATCACACTATGAGTTTTCAGAGAAACTTCAGTCCATCTTACAGACAAACACGCACCTGCTCTGGTGCTCTCGTTGAGAAGAGGTCACATGACTCCAAAACCTCATCCAGGGGTATGATCCCTTttaataaatagtatttttgctGCAGTCCAGCACATAGTAAGATAAAGGTACTTAAATGTTCTTCTTGTGATGGTCACAGCCTCAGCGGAGAGCTTTCCTGTGGACACATCTCAGTTCAGCCAGTCTGGAAGCCATCGGAGAAGAGCCAGCACTGGGCCAACGATCCACAGCATCAACACTGAGCCAACCAACAAAAGTGCCAGCTACAGACCTGCAAGTGAGGAATCACTTTAATACCCATATTAATAcccatatttatatttatattagtttttaatGACTCTACAAGttcgattaaaccatcaaaatatgaggaaaatgttatatttaaaaaaatactttgaatATGTGGGAAGAACACAGAACATTCgttcatacacacatacattagtttatttattcTGTATGTCATAGAAAGTGAATGCTTGCAGCAGTGGATAGCAAAGTATAGAAATAGTGTCCTTTGTTGTTTCAGTGGGAAACTTGGGGAATTTCTTCTTAAGTAGCACACATCCTGCCCCTTCTATTCCTGCTCATCCATCCTATAAGCCTCTGCTGCAGGTCAACTATGGCTCCTCCTGTAGTCTGCCTGCTGGGTAAGCAAATAATCAGTTAAAGTCAAACAATCTATTAAATATGCACCCAACAATGATGTCATTACATGTCAAACACACCATATTACCAAAGGACAAATGCAGTTTGATGTGTCAAGGATAATAGATTATAAACTGTACACATAAACGGACCACTGAGTCACTAAGTGATATACTCTGTGatatatattgaaaattgaTAATAGTATTTGACCTCACGGTGGCTGTTTTCCCAGATTCAAAGTGCGAGATCAAGTATCTGAACCAGTGTCCAGTAGGAAGCGCTCTACTCAATCTGACTCGGCACTGCTTCCCAGTAATGTCTTCTTTCAACGGACCTCGCCACGGACCAGTGGAAGACGACACCACACAAGCAGAGTCAGTTTAGACTGTCCTACAGCTACCATTCACACAACAAAATGACAGCACACAATTTTATAATGCTAACATTATGGattaaaagtggaaaatgttaaGAACTGCAAATAATGTTGATTATTTAGAATATAATCCCAAAATATTAACGTACACTATTCAAAAGTTGGGGTCAGCAAgttttttttggaataaaacaatagataaaaaagataattgtgatttttttatctcaaaattcttaCTTTCTCGCAGTTACgagtttatttcacaattctgacttttccctcagaattttgagtttatatctcataattcagactttttaaaatcacaattctgaaaaaaaaaaaaaaaaaaaagagtcagaattgtgaggaaaaaaaggttgcaattaccttttttattttttattccatggaggaaacaagcttcatagttttcaacattgatcacAATAAGTAATGTtgcttgagcaccaaatcagcatattagaataaaggatcatgtgacactgagcactggaataatgatgctgaaaattcagctttgacatctcaaggataaattttaaaatacattaacaaaaaaaaaaaaaatgtaaattgtaataatatttcataatattactgttttactgtaaaaaggagccttgctgagcataagagacttctttcaaaaacattacaaaatcttactgaccccaaacttttgaagagtattttgtaatatatattaacataCAACATGTATGTGTTTCATGCTTATCAGGAGGAATCAATACATAGGACTCTGGACAAGGCCTTGCAGGCAGCTTTTCTAATGAAGCAGACCACGGACAGGATGGCGGACGCTCTCTCTGCTGACCTGGCCAAGGCTCAGCTCCAGAGGAAGTTACAGGGCCTACATCCTCTCGGCAGCCGAGCGGGCAGTTAGCTGTGCTGTAATTCACTCTTTAGACAACaacaatgacattaaaaaacattaaaacgatGATTCCTTTCATACATGTCCTTTTACACATCGGTTTAATAATGTCTGGGGgttttgcattatcatcaaataaaaaaatagctgaCCTGAAAGTTTGTATTTTTCTATTTCCAATGATCAATAGGGGGCAGAATAGAACCTCTTAATGTAACAATACAACCCAATACTATCAATGTAAGTGTGATGCAACTATAACAGCACAATACCATAATGCCTGTCTCCAGTATAACATATCATAAAACGCCTAAAGATTTTCCTCCCTGACTTCCGTCAACACATACCATCACGTCATTAAGGAGAAGGTAAGTTTTATTGAAACTAGGGCTTTTTAGTGTTAAATTCCCATAAATGTCCCTCAGTTTCGAAGGACTATCACTTTTTTAGCCATATCACCCACTGGCAATCACAAGACCGATAAACGACACCGGTCGAGTTTCTGCCAGTGTGTGTGGTAAGCCTCTGGTCATTGCTGTTGTTCGTGTAAAGCAGCTTATGCCCTTTTATTGGTGTAGAATAAACGCTCTGTTGGACACAAACAAACATCTGTCACTGTGTAATTTAGAACCAGAGTGTAACGTAATGTCTGAAAGGATGAAACTTGGGGAGACTGGGGTGCCATTATAttagcatattttatttttattttttttgtcaccaACTTGAAGTAACAGTACTACTAATATACGAAATTTACATTGATAAACACTAGAtaatatatttgattttaatgaaaCAAGTTAGTGTTACAACTGTAACAccttaatcatattaattaactatatgAAATCTCACAGGATAGTTTTCACAATTAAATGGCACAAATTCTTTATAAAGAATACATATCTTTCCATTTAAGGAACAAATGAGTTTGGGAAAAGTTTGGTACgatttttctaaaatgtttttgaaagaagtctcttatgctcaccaaggctacattatttaatcaaaaattcagtaaaaacagtaatattgccaaatattattacaatttaaaataacttttattttatatattataaaaacacacaaacatgtctGGACTAATTTTCACCTGAGGATACAGTAGAAATTTGTTACATTAATCTGTCTGTGTAACCTGATGTAAAACGTTTCCGCAGGGTGACTCTCACTATGACAGCTAAAGCGACTGAGGAAATCTATGACATAGTGGTGGAAAAGATGTGTAAACTAATCTTCCAGTCCCAGCAGTAGAAGAAAGCTGAatgaaacttttgaatggtctTAATAGCACTCTAGCCCTTAAAAATACAGAAGTAAAACAGTGTAATTTGTGTCCTATTTGAGTCCCTATGATTTAACtctgaattaaaagaataaaatcaaatgcTTATTAAAATCATGAATTTCTTTGTAGTATGTTTTTTGAGAGAATACAGAATGTACCTTTTTCCATTCCATTGTGCTGTTACGTTTCcccctttaaaaataatgcTTCGATCTTCAAGATATCAGTATTTCcgtaattaatcattaaaatcattagtcattaaaataattaaagaaaaaatattgacTGTGAATAATGTGAAAGAAATGGATCTATATCTATAGATCTATctatagagagagagatggagagagagagacgtatTATATATAATCAGTTCTCGTAATCAACATGTTGGACGCAGAagaaatgggcaggaataaagaCCTGAGTGACATTGACAAAGGTcaaattgttatggcaaggcaactgggtcagagtatctctgaaatGGCAAGGCTTGTGGTTTGCTCccggtcagcagtggtgagaatttaccaacagtggtccgAGGAAggacaaaccacaaaccagCGACAGGGTGTTAGGCACCCAAGGCTTATTGGTGCACGAGGGCAACTAAGGCTATCCCTTCTGGTCCAagccaacagaaggtctactgtggcaaatgtcacacaaaattttaatgatggttatgggaggaatatgtcacaacacacagtgcatcgcaccctgttgcatatggggctgtGTAGCtgcagaccaatcagagtgcctatgatgacccctgtccaaCATCGAAAGCGCCAACAATGGGCACGTgggcatcagaactggaccttggagcagtggaggaaggttgcctggtctgatgagtcccattttcttttacatcaggTGGATGGATGTGTACTTGTGTGCTGTTTACTTAGGGAAGTGATGGTACCAGGATGTACTGTGGGACGACAAGGTggtggagggagtgtgatgctctgggcaatgttctCCTGGGAAACCTTGTGCCtggccattcatgtggatgCAAATTTGACGTGTACCACCTACCttaacattgttgcagaccaggtacaTCCCTTTTAGGGACAGTCATGGCCTAATGAAAGTCAGACTGGTAACTTGAAGGTTGCAGGTTCAATTATCATTACcgacaggaaatgactgaggtgcccttacCTAGGAAGTAGAAGAtggaagtggcctctttcagcaggataatgtgccctgccacactgcacacattgttcagggatggtttgaggaacatgatgaagagttcaaggtgttgccctggcctccaaattccccagatctcaatccatttgagcatctgtgggatgtgctggaccaacaagttcaATCCACTgtggctccacctcacaacctacaggacttgaaggatctgctgctaacatcttggtgccagaaaCCACAGGACACCTTCCGAGGTCTTatagagtccatgcctcgagGGTTGGCGCCTGTTTCGACagcactttagattagggtccagttTTCACTCTTAACTAACTATtgactatgacttttgcctcaataaactcctaattactgcttattcatagttagtaaggtaattaggttaagtttaggtattgggtaggattaagggatgtagaatatggtcatgcagaataaggcattaatatgtgctttaaaagtactaataaacagccaatatcctagtaatatgcatgctaataagcaactagttaatagtgagaactggaccctaaaataaagtattaccatACAGTACCTATAGAAAGTCATCATACCCTCTGGAAAATCTTTACcttttgtcacattttttaGCTGTATGTACACATTATAACTCTCAT
Encoded here:
- the LOC127523011 gene encoding uncharacterized protein LOC127523011 isoform X2 encodes the protein MQKVDEFNTCVTTMSMNVEEQQMMLKSMMEAQDQLERNYLTKREEHRALEMQNYRGLTRNTGEFDPDREVEGQIFRIGMHLEDIKEQIDRNVCHVFYPPSSSSTPSPPPCENIPLSSSHPSLHEESVFSISSVRHNMEDNEDHRADEPLPSSTENSFYLQYSTFSTETPGTANEEEEDRLTTREEDHILAQLSTSTSLKQLTHDRYEEKIRPSEASFSSVEVSAGNSPQPTTDKTQSLLGPETDSGFGSFDLSRPNTGLSQTSPSAVSSGLLDDVISMASMSGSDSGASHSNVRTAISMAPRPVQPTVNHLEYEQLVPPGMRARSITQNAPVRAPKENVTLVGGATPMHNQVTEGREDVQLGKSHSASETHSASHCSCHNSEVILALQYEVSRLKRVLEDSLGHLPHVSKRTDYLNDRCPLERKHKGQTRGQNRAASSRRAKTDSDPQKIEDWISSDMELSKSKDGEDSDHTMSFQRNFSPSYRQTRTCSGALVEKRSHDSKTSSRASAESFPVDTSQFSQSGSHRRRASTGPTIHSINTEPTNKSASYRPAMGNLGNFFLSSTHPAPSIPAHPSYKPLLQVNYGSSCSLPAGFKVRDQVSEPVSSRKRSTQSDSALLPSNVFFQRTSPRTSGRRHHTSREESIHRTLDKALQAAFLMKQTTDRMADALSADLAKAQLQRKLQGLHPLGSRAGS
- the LOC127523011 gene encoding uncharacterized protein LOC127523011 isoform X1, with the protein product MQKVDEFNTCVTTMSMNVEEQQMMLKSMMEAQDQLERNYLTKREEHRALEMQNYRGLTRNTGEFDPDREVEGQIFRIGMHLEDIKEQIDRNVCHVFYPPSSSSTPSPPPCENIPLSSSHPSLHEESVFSISSVRHNMEDNEDHRADEPLPSSTENSFYLQYSTFSTETPGTANEEEEDRLTTREEDHILAQLSTSTSLKQLTHDRYEEKIRPSEASFSSVEVSAGNSPQPTTDKTQSLLGPETDSGFGSFDLSRPNTGLSQTSPSAVSSGLLDDVISMASMSGSDSGASHSNVRTAISMAPRPVQPTVNHLEYEQLVPPGMRARSITQNAPVRAPKENVTLVGGATPMHNQVTEGREDVQLGKSHSASETHSASHCSCHNSEVILALQYEVSRLKRVLEDSLGHLPHVSKRTDYLNDRCPLERKHKGQTRGQNRAASSRRAKTDSDPQKIEDWISSDMELSKSKVTDGEDSDHTMSFQRNFSPSYRQTRTCSGALVEKRSHDSKTSSRASAESFPVDTSQFSQSGSHRRRASTGPTIHSINTEPTNKSASYRPAMGNLGNFFLSSTHPAPSIPAHPSYKPLLQVNYGSSCSLPAGFKVRDQVSEPVSSRKRSTQSDSALLPSNVFFQRTSPRTSGRRHHTSREESIHRTLDKALQAAFLMKQTTDRMADALSADLAKAQLQRKLQGLHPLGSRAGS